TGAAACACGCTGCCGGGTAATTAAGCAATTTCACCATGCTGTTCTGTTCCACGAAGTTTAATCATCTGGTTTTTCTCATCAACCATTACGACTCGCGGTTGATAGATGAGAGCTTCCTCCTGTGTCATCATGGCATAGGTGATGATAATGACTGTATCCCCTGGCTGGACTAAACGGGCAGCCGCACCATTTAAACATATTACACCAGAGTCGGCTTCGCCTGCAATCACATAGGTCTCTAGGCGGTTCCCGTTGTTGTTGTCTACCACTTGCACTTTTTCACCTGGTAAGATGTCGGCAGCCTTAAGCAGAGTTTCATCAATCGTGATGCTGCCCATGTAGTGCAAGTTTGCTTCGGTAACAGTTGCCCGGTGGATCTTTGACTTAAATACTGTTAAGAACATTCGGCACCTCCAGAAGGGTATTGTCGATGAGACGGGTTTTCCCGATTCGGACGGCAATCGCTAACAGACTGATTGTCTCCAGACGCTCACGCCGTTTCAGATCATCCGGATGTACAAGTTCCACATAGTCGATAACAGCCAGCGGCTCCTGCCGGATAAACGCGGCCACTGTAGCTTCAAGCATAGCCGTGTCGCGCTCGCCAGTCTCAACCATGCGCCGGGCTTCAGCCAGACTACGGGACAGAACTAGTGCCGCTTGACGTTCTGCAGCTGACAGGTAGGCGTTGCGGGAACTCATCGCTAGTCCGTCGCTTTCCCGCACGATTGGCAGCACGCGAAGCTGTATA
The genomic region above belongs to Anaerosporomusa subterranea and contains:
- the panD gene encoding aspartate 1-decarboxylase, whose protein sequence is MFLTVFKSKIHRATVTEANLHYMGSITIDETLLKAADILPGEKVQVVDNNNGNRLETYVIAGEADSGVICLNGAAARLVQPGDTVIIITYAMMTQEEALIYQPRVVMVDEKNQMIKLRGTEQHGEIA